A region of Plantactinospora sp. BC1 DNA encodes the following proteins:
- a CDS encoding DUF6766 family protein: MRRFLRENSLGLVFGLLFLGALVGQAFAGHADFNQRQLSEGLPPVSLGRYVTSASFGVDVTENWQSEYLQFFLYIFLTVWLLQKGSPESKELDKAGPESDEDQMVGAHAADTSPAWARVGGLRRALFSHSLGLVMGAIFLLSWLAQSISGVAAYNEEQLGNLQDPVSWGQYLGQPDFWNRTLQNWQSELLAVTSMVVLSIYLRQRGSSQSKPVGAAHTATGVEG, from the coding sequence GTGAGGCGCTTCCTGCGCGAGAACTCCCTCGGTCTGGTCTTCGGTCTGCTGTTCCTCGGTGCCCTGGTCGGTCAGGCGTTCGCCGGGCATGCCGACTTCAACCAGCGGCAGCTCAGCGAGGGCCTTCCACCGGTGTCGCTCGGCCGGTACGTCACGTCGGCGAGCTTCGGTGTCGACGTCACGGAGAACTGGCAGTCGGAGTACCTGCAATTCTTCCTCTACATCTTCCTGACCGTCTGGCTGCTCCAGAAGGGCTCACCGGAGTCCAAGGAACTCGACAAGGCCGGCCCGGAATCGGACGAGGACCAGATGGTCGGCGCGCACGCCGCCGACACGTCGCCGGCCTGGGCCCGCGTCGGCGGCCTGCGGCGGGCCCTGTTCTCCCACTCGCTGGGCCTGGTCATGGGCGCGATCTTCCTGCTGTCGTGGCTGGCCCAGTCCATCAGCGGGGTCGCCGCCTACAACGAGGAGCAACTCGGCAACCTCCAGGACCCGGTGTCCTGGGGCCAGTATCTGGGGCAACCCGACTTCTGGAACCGCACCCTACAGAACTGGCAGTCGGAACTGCTCGCGGTCACCTCGATGGTGGTCCTCTCCATCTATCTGCGACAGCGCGGATCGTCACAGTCCAAGCCCGTCGGCGCCGCGCACACCGCCACCGGCGTGGAAGGCTGA
- a CDS encoding sugar ABC transporter permease encodes MSWWERIRRDRILLLAALPGVALLLTFHYLPWLGNVIAFKDYQPYVGILDSPWTGLANFRIIVNGDPAFLNALTNTLIITLLQVLVVFPAPIALALLLDSLMSERLKRTVQSVLYLPHFLSWVIVVAIFMQLLGDGGLLNNFLRDHDLGTVSIVSNPDAFFALVTGQVLWKDAGWATILFLAALSRIDGTLYEASAVDGATRWRQLWHITLPGLRGLIVLLLILRLGDALTVGFEQIVLQQAAVGADASEVLDTYVYNNGILAGDWGVSAAVGLVKGLVGLLLVLGANRLAHRFGEQGVYQR; translated from the coding sequence TTGTCGTGGTGGGAACGGATACGGCGGGACCGCATCCTGCTGCTCGCCGCACTTCCCGGGGTCGCGCTCCTGCTGACGTTCCACTATCTACCGTGGCTCGGCAACGTCATCGCGTTCAAGGACTACCAGCCGTACGTCGGAATTCTCGACAGTCCGTGGACCGGGCTGGCGAACTTCCGGATCATCGTCAACGGTGACCCGGCATTTCTGAACGCGCTGACCAACACCCTGATCATCACCCTGCTCCAGGTGCTGGTCGTCTTCCCCGCCCCGATCGCCCTCGCGCTGCTGCTGGACAGCCTGATGTCCGAGCGGCTCAAGCGGACCGTGCAGAGCGTCCTCTATCTGCCGCACTTCCTCTCCTGGGTCATCGTGGTGGCGATCTTCATGCAGTTGCTCGGCGACGGCGGCCTGCTCAACAACTTCCTCCGGGACCACGACCTCGGCACGGTCAGCATCGTCAGCAATCCGGACGCCTTCTTCGCCCTGGTCACCGGGCAGGTGCTCTGGAAGGACGCCGGCTGGGCGACGATCCTCTTCCTGGCCGCGCTCTCCCGGATCGACGGCACGCTCTACGAGGCGTCCGCAGTGGACGGTGCGACCCGCTGGCGGCAACTCTGGCACATCACCCTGCCCGGGCTGCGCGGCCTGATCGTGCTGCTGCTGATCCTGCGGCTCGGTGACGCGCTCACCGTCGGCTTCGAGCAGATCGTGCTCCAGCAGGCGGCGGTCGGGGCGGACGCCAGCGAGGTGCTCGACACGTACGTCTACAACAACGGCATCCTCGCCGGTGACTGGGGGGTCAGTGCCGCCGTCGGGCTGGTCAAGGGCCTGGTGGGGCTGCTCCTGGTGCTCGGCGCCAACCGGCTCGCGCACCGCTTCGGAGAGCAGGGGGTCTACCAGCGATGA
- a CDS encoding extracellular solute-binding protein has product MTSQPAIGRRQFLTGALGTAAMVATPGLLAGCGEGGTATGGDRNRASGSARLPNYIPYTGVTPDLKGNRQGLLDAFLKYPEPPVKATDGPPGDGGEFSAFVLTNSPVPPAVGQNPFWQEMNRRLGVDLRLTIVPNPDMPTKFATLVAGDDLPDVIVPALFTPNGLPAGTANLPAWLAAKCQDLSPYLSGNAVQEYPFLANLPTEAWRDCRYNGGIYGLPVPRGIGGTLMMRRDDLFKQLGADLQPGSFAEFRDVCRKVTDARANRWALAQAPLDFVRQMLGNPWRWKLEGGGLVSAYESEEFTQALADTARLVKDGVVHPDSFSNNAPTKKWFNAGSALMITDRYTAWPQFYAENIAGPDFDIGGMRPPLHGGGGFAATWQAAATNNFTAFKKADEGRIRALLKVCNWLAAPFGTEEWLLRRYGVAGVHYRMTGGGPELTQAGVSQTVLGIRYIVDAPDVIFVPGEAAATRKSYEYQKSIIPTAVKDPTLGLFSDTWSRRSGQLGTIVNDAQMDILSGRKPVSAWGEVLKQWRSTGGDKVRGEFEEAIANSSD; this is encoded by the coding sequence ATGACCAGTCAACCGGCGATTGGACGCCGACAATTTCTCACCGGCGCGCTCGGTACCGCCGCCATGGTCGCCACCCCCGGCCTGCTCGCCGGCTGCGGCGAGGGCGGCACCGCCACCGGCGGCGACCGCAACAGGGCCAGCGGCTCGGCCCGGCTGCCGAACTACATTCCGTACACCGGGGTCACTCCGGACCTGAAGGGCAACCGGCAGGGTCTGCTGGACGCCTTCCTGAAGTATCCGGAGCCGCCGGTGAAGGCGACCGACGGTCCGCCCGGCGACGGCGGCGAGTTCTCCGCCTTCGTCCTGACCAACTCGCCGGTGCCGCCCGCGGTCGGGCAGAACCCGTTCTGGCAGGAGATGAACCGGCGGCTCGGCGTCGACCTGCGGTTGACCATCGTGCCGAACCCGGACATGCCGACCAAGTTCGCCACCCTGGTCGCCGGGGACGACCTGCCGGACGTCATCGTGCCGGCGCTGTTCACCCCGAACGGGCTGCCCGCCGGTACCGCCAACCTGCCGGCCTGGCTCGCCGCCAAGTGCCAGGACCTCAGCCCGTACCTCTCCGGCAACGCGGTGCAGGAGTATCCGTTCCTGGCCAACCTGCCCACCGAGGCGTGGCGGGACTGCCGTTACAACGGCGGCATCTACGGCCTGCCGGTGCCCCGGGGCATCGGCGGCACCCTGATGATGCGCCGGGACGACCTCTTCAAGCAGCTCGGCGCCGACCTCCAGCCGGGCAGCTTCGCCGAGTTCCGGGACGTCTGTCGCAAGGTCACCGACGCCCGGGCGAACCGCTGGGCGCTGGCCCAGGCGCCGCTCGACTTCGTCCGGCAGATGCTCGGCAACCCGTGGCGGTGGAAGCTGGAGGGCGGCGGGCTGGTCAGCGCGTACGAGAGCGAGGAGTTCACCCAGGCGCTCGCCGACACCGCCCGGCTGGTCAAGGACGGCGTGGTGCATCCGGACAGCTTCAGCAACAACGCGCCGACGAAGAAGTGGTTCAACGCGGGCAGCGCGTTGATGATCACTGACCGGTACACCGCCTGGCCGCAGTTCTACGCGGAGAACATCGCCGGCCCGGACTTCGACATCGGCGGGATGCGGCCGCCCCTGCACGGCGGCGGCGGGTTCGCGGCCACCTGGCAGGCCGCGGCGACCAACAACTTCACCGCGTTCAAGAAGGCCGACGAGGGGCGGATCCGGGCGCTGTTGAAGGTCTGCAACTGGCTGGCCGCGCCGTTCGGCACCGAGGAGTGGCTGCTGCGCCGGTACGGCGTCGCCGGGGTGCACTACCGGATGACCGGCGGCGGGCCGGAGCTGACCCAGGCCGGGGTGAGCCAGACGGTACTCGGGATCCGCTACATCGTGGACGCCCCCGACGTGATCTTCGTACCGGGAGAGGCGGCGGCGACCCGCAAGTCATACGAGTACCAGAAGTCGATCATTCCGACCGCGGTCAAGGACCCGACCCTCGGACTCTTCTCCGACACCTGGTCCCGGCGGTCCGGTCAGCTCGGCACGATCGTCAACGACGCCCAGATGGACATCCTCAGCGGCCGCAAGCCCGTCTCGGCCTGGGGCGAGGTGCTCAAGCAGTGGCGCAGCACCGGCGGCGACAAGGTGCGGGGCGAGTTCGAGGAGGCGATCGCCAACAGCAGCGACTAG
- a CDS encoding nickel/cobalt transporter, with amino-acid sequence MTGFEGRLVALFDGRGVFWLALVVALGVGAAHAVAPGHGKSVTAAYLVGTRGRYRDAVRLGVIVAAMHTLSVLVLALAWVGLSGAASLGTRTLTAWMQVAAGLLVIGVGAHLSWRQLRGAGSHPHTHTHTHPHTHSHTHDHGRVLVGHGHGAVPVPDHAEAHGHRHDVPAPTDPWSRRGLTLLALSGGLLPSPSAFLVLVSGLLTGRALDALVLVLAFGIGMAGTLTGVGVLTIRGVALLTGTVRRWPAAATAAAWLPAVAGIAVCLGGCLYLVAALSVLTG; translated from the coding sequence GTGACCGGTTTCGAGGGCCGGCTGGTCGCCCTCTTCGACGGCCGGGGAGTCTTCTGGCTCGCCCTGGTGGTGGCGCTCGGGGTCGGCGCCGCGCACGCGGTCGCCCCGGGCCACGGCAAGAGCGTGACGGCGGCGTACCTGGTCGGCACCAGAGGACGCTATCGGGACGCGGTCCGGCTCGGCGTGATCGTGGCGGCGATGCACACCCTCTCCGTCCTGGTGCTGGCGCTCGCCTGGGTCGGACTCAGCGGCGCCGCGAGCCTCGGCACCAGGACGCTGACGGCGTGGATGCAGGTGGCGGCCGGGCTGCTGGTGATCGGGGTCGGCGCACACCTGAGCTGGCGACAGCTGCGCGGCGCCGGTTCCCACCCGCACACCCACACCCACACCCACCCGCACACCCACAGCCACACCCACGACCACGGCCGCGTCCTGGTCGGGCACGGGCACGGGGCCGTACCGGTACCCGATCATGCGGAGGCGCACGGGCATCGGCACGACGTACCCGCGCCGACCGATCCGTGGTCCCGGCGTGGGCTGACCCTGCTGGCCCTCTCCGGCGGGCTGCTGCCCTCGCCCTCCGCGTTCCTGGTGCTGGTCAGCGGCCTGCTGACCGGCCGGGCCCTGGACGCACTCGTCCTGGTGCTCGCCTTCGGCATCGGGATGGCCGGCACGCTGACCGGGGTCGGGGTGCTCACCATCCGCGGCGTCGCGCTGCTGACCGGTACGGTTCGACGCTGGCCGGCGGCGGCGACCGCCGCGGCCTGGCTGCCGGCGGTCGCCGGGATCGCGGTGTGTCTCGGCGGCTGCCTCTACCTGGTCGCCGCGCTCTCGGTGCTGACCGGCTGA
- a CDS encoding NAD(P)-dependent oxidoreductase: MAQTQRVAVLGLGGMGQPMAANLIRAGLPTVVWNRRPGPARLLGEQGAEVADSPADAVRGADVVITMVTNGDAVRSIAIDQGMLAAMAEGAIWAQMSTIGVSDTGRIAGLAREQRPDVILLDAPVAGSRGPAERRQLVVLASGPEQARGRIAPVFDALGQRTVWAGPVGAGSRLKLVNNMLLAFLAEGIAEAMALGHSLGLDRATVLGALQGSPLVSPWAAEKLERIGRDEYSAQYSLSLGLKDVNLALYEVDIDRFPVANSLAAQWQRAVEHGLGDEDVTVLARALQH; the protein is encoded by the coding sequence ATGGCGCAGACGCAGCGGGTGGCCGTACTCGGGCTGGGCGGCATGGGTCAGCCGATGGCGGCCAACCTCATCCGGGCCGGCCTGCCGACCGTCGTCTGGAACCGCCGCCCGGGACCGGCCCGGCTCCTCGGCGAGCAGGGGGCCGAGGTCGCCGACAGCCCGGCCGACGCGGTACGCGGGGCCGACGTGGTGATCACGATGGTGACGAACGGGGACGCGGTCCGATCCATCGCGATCGACCAGGGCATGCTGGCCGCGATGGCCGAGGGCGCGATCTGGGCCCAGATGAGCACCATCGGGGTCTCCGACACCGGGCGGATCGCCGGACTGGCCCGCGAGCAGCGTCCGGACGTGATCCTGCTGGACGCCCCGGTGGCGGGCAGCCGTGGCCCGGCCGAGCGGCGTCAACTGGTGGTGCTCGCCTCCGGCCCGGAGCAGGCCCGGGGCCGGATCGCCCCGGTCTTCGACGCGCTCGGGCAGCGGACCGTCTGGGCCGGCCCGGTCGGCGCCGGTTCCCGGCTCAAGCTGGTCAACAACATGCTGCTCGCCTTCCTGGCCGAGGGGATCGCCGAAGCGATGGCGCTCGGGCACTCCCTCGGCCTGGACCGGGCGACGGTGCTCGGCGCGTTGCAGGGCAGCCCGCTGGTCTCCCCCTGGGCGGCGGAGAAGCTGGAGCGGATCGGCCGGGACGAGTACTCGGCGCAGTACTCGCTCTCCCTCGGGCTCAAGGACGTCAACCTGGCGCTCTACGAGGTCGACATCGACCGGTTCCCGGTGGCGAACAGCCTGGCCGCGCAGTGGCAGCGGGCCGTCGAGCACGGGCTCGGCGACGAGGACGTCACGGTACTGGCCCGGGCACTCCAGCACTGA
- a CDS encoding glycogen debranching N-terminal domain-containing protein, whose product MTNVVRRPTPADPTPGVVTSANAPSSVVRTQPPELGPDAVAVVEGRSFMVSNAAGDVPVGTIGGLVHDDTRLLSQWELTLGGAPLLILSSGLVDDDSAAFFLTNSDLPHVPTNSVGVRRQRFISDAMEERIELECFANEVQSVQLRLRVGTDFADLFEIKQRVRDRSASITRDYSTDGSRLCFTYRNADFTAVTDIQVSPPADRVEENDLIWDLRLEPGLKWQAEVSVALPRRPTEMPSLHRRFGQGFDLVGEDPTHTWREECPTQDLDSDLLSRVMDKSKMDLVALRIEQTIGDETIVLPAAGLPWFLTVFGRDSLVTAYQSLSFGPRLARGTIRSLANYQGTRLDDFRDEEPGKILHEVRSGELTRTGEKPHNPYYGTSDATQLWLILLSEYWRWTLDEDFVRRFRDNVHAALGWIDRYGDLDADGYVEYATRSPQGLGNHSWRDSPDGIAYSDGSIPVLPIATCEIQGYTYDAKLRIAELADGPLRDPELAERLRAEAYQLRERFNRDFWIDDRGGYYAVGLDGDKRPIDSMTSNMGQLLWSGIVPPERARVIAGQLLSPHMFSGWGIRTTSTTDRCYNPIGYHSGTVWPHDNSLIAHGLARYGYRDEAARVIVAMLEAADFSAHRLPEAFAGYDRSYGRKPVPYPTACTPQAWASAAPLLFVRTLLGLDARDGQLLIDPHLPTDFGRIRFGRLQAFGKRWDLEAAGDQGHVHLSR is encoded by the coding sequence GTGACGAATGTTGTCCGGCGTCCCACCCCGGCCGACCCGACCCCCGGGGTGGTGACGAGCGCCAACGCCCCGAGTTCGGTGGTGCGTACCCAGCCGCCGGAGTTGGGGCCGGACGCGGTCGCGGTGGTGGAGGGCCGGTCGTTCATGGTGAGCAACGCCGCCGGGGACGTACCGGTCGGCACCATCGGCGGGCTGGTGCACGACGACACCCGGCTGCTCAGCCAGTGGGAGCTGACCCTGGGCGGGGCGCCGCTGCTGATCCTCAGCTCGGGGCTGGTCGACGACGACTCGGCGGCCTTCTTCCTGACCAACTCGGACCTGCCGCACGTGCCGACCAACAGCGTCGGGGTCCGCCGGCAGCGGTTCATCAGCGACGCGATGGAGGAACGGATCGAGCTGGAGTGCTTCGCCAACGAGGTGCAGTCGGTGCAGCTCCGGCTCCGGGTCGGCACCGACTTCGCGGACCTCTTCGAGATCAAGCAACGGGTACGGGACCGCTCGGCGAGCATCACCCGGGACTACTCGACCGACGGTTCCCGGCTCTGCTTCACCTACCGCAACGCGGACTTCACCGCCGTCACCGACATCCAGGTGTCGCCGCCGGCCGACCGGGTGGAGGAGAACGACCTGATCTGGGACCTGCGCCTGGAACCGGGACTCAAGTGGCAGGCCGAGGTGTCGGTGGCACTGCCCCGCCGGCCGACCGAGATGCCCTCGCTGCACCGCCGGTTCGGCCAGGGCTTCGACCTGGTCGGCGAGGATCCCACGCACACCTGGCGGGAGGAGTGTCCCACCCAGGATCTCGACTCCGACCTGCTGAGCCGGGTGATGGACAAGTCCAAGATGGACCTGGTGGCGCTGCGGATCGAGCAGACCATCGGCGACGAGACGATCGTGCTGCCGGCCGCCGGCCTGCCCTGGTTCCTCACCGTCTTCGGCCGCGACTCGCTGGTCACGGCGTACCAGTCGCTGTCGTTCGGGCCACGGCTCGCCCGGGGCACCATCCGGTCGCTCGCCAACTACCAGGGCACCAGGCTGGACGACTTCCGGGACGAGGAGCCGGGGAAGATCCTGCACGAGGTACGCAGCGGCGAGCTGACCCGGACCGGCGAGAAGCCGCACAACCCCTACTACGGGACCTCGGACGCGACCCAGCTCTGGCTGATCCTGCTCTCCGAGTACTGGCGCTGGACGTTGGACGAGGACTTCGTCCGGCGCTTCCGGGACAACGTGCACGCCGCACTGGGCTGGATCGACCGCTACGGGGACCTCGACGCGGACGGGTACGTCGAGTACGCCACCCGCTCGCCGCAGGGGCTGGGCAACCACTCCTGGCGGGACTCCCCCGACGGCATCGCCTACTCCGACGGCTCGATCCCGGTACTGCCGATCGCGACCTGTGAGATCCAGGGCTACACCTACGACGCGAAGCTCCGGATCGCCGAACTCGCCGACGGCCCGCTGCGGGATCCGGAACTGGCCGAGCGGCTGCGCGCCGAGGCGTACCAGCTCCGGGAGCGGTTCAACCGGGACTTCTGGATCGACGACCGGGGCGGTTACTACGCCGTCGGTCTGGACGGGGACAAGCGGCCGATCGACTCGATGACCTCGAACATGGGGCAACTGCTCTGGAGCGGCATCGTGCCGCCGGAGCGGGCCAGGGTGATCGCCGGCCAGCTCCTCTCCCCGCACATGTTCTCCGGCTGGGGCATCCGGACCACCTCCACCACCGACAGGTGCTACAACCCGATCGGCTACCACAGCGGCACGGTCTGGCCGCACGACAACTCGCTGATCGCGCACGGGCTGGCCCGGTACGGGTACCGCGACGAGGCGGCCCGGGTCATCGTGGCGATGCTGGAGGCGGCGGACTTCTCCGCCCACCGGCTGCCGGAGGCGTTCGCCGGCTACGACCGCTCGTACGGGCGCAAGCCGGTCCCGTACCCGACCGCGTGCACCCCGCAGGCCTGGGCCAGCGCGGCGCCGCTGCTCTTCGTCCGTACCCTGCTCGGCCTGGACGCCCGCGACGGTCAGTTGCTGATCGACCCGCACCTGCCGACGGACTTCGGCCGGATCAGGTTCGGCCGGCTGCAGGCCTTCGGCAAGCGCTGGGACCTGGAGGCGGCCGGCGACCAGGGCCACGTCCACCTCTCCCGGTGA
- a CDS encoding carbohydrate ABC transporter permease has product MSNRATIAGVPAASRPVRALKGVVLAVCCAAVVVPFLGIVSTSLATHEQITRDGGFVLVPDEVSFAAYSAILSGGVVTRATLVSIFVTVAGTALSMATTILLAYGLSRPRSVAHRPLLMVVLFALLFAPGIIPSYLVVKSLGLLDSYWALILPVAVNAFNVIILRAFFMDLPREVIDSARMDGAGDAAILFRIVLPLSKAVLAVIGLFYAVAYWNAFFSALLYLNDTAKWPLQLVLRTYVVNQTQLGVDQLGSAGAALPPQEAIQMAILVLSIVPVLVVYPFVQRHFTKGVLIGAVKG; this is encoded by the coding sequence ATGAGCAACCGGGCCACCATCGCGGGTGTCCCCGCCGCGTCCCGACCGGTACGCGCGCTCAAGGGTGTCGTGCTGGCGGTCTGCTGTGCGGCGGTGGTCGTACCCTTCCTCGGGATCGTCTCGACGAGCCTCGCCACGCACGAGCAGATCACCCGGGACGGCGGCTTCGTGCTCGTCCCGGACGAGGTCAGCTTCGCCGCGTACTCCGCGATCCTCTCCGGTGGCGTGGTGACCCGGGCGACCCTGGTCAGCATCTTCGTCACCGTCGCCGGTACGGCGCTGAGCATGGCCACCACCATCCTGCTGGCGTACGGTCTCAGCCGTCCCCGGTCGGTGGCGCACCGGCCGCTGCTGATGGTCGTGCTCTTCGCCCTGCTCTTCGCCCCGGGCATCATCCCGAGCTACCTGGTGGTGAAGAGCCTCGGGCTGCTGGACAGCTACTGGGCGCTGATCCTGCCGGTGGCGGTCAACGCGTTCAACGTGATCATCCTGCGGGCGTTCTTCATGGACCTGCCCCGGGAGGTGATCGACAGTGCCCGGATGGACGGTGCCGGTGACGCCGCCATCCTGTTCCGGATCGTCCTGCCGCTGAGCAAGGCCGTACTGGCGGTGATCGGCCTCTTCTACGCGGTGGCGTACTGGAACGCGTTCTTCAGCGCCCTGCTCTACCTGAACGACACCGCGAAGTGGCCGTTGCAGCTCGTGCTGCGGACGTACGTGGTCAACCAGACCCAGCTCGGCGTCGACCAGCTCGGCTCGGCCGGCGCGGCACTGCCGCCCCAGGAGGCGATCCAGATGGCCATCCTGGTGCTCTCCATCGTCCCTGTCCTCGTCGTCTATCCCTTCGTACAGCGGCATTTCACGAAGGGCGTGCTGATCGGCGCGGTCAAGGGCTGA
- a CDS encoding metallophosphoesterase family protein: MTDVKRPWIPGSRRARLAAIGAAAMLVGGFAVSPVAFGDAAPGKYPAAEIHRPSPMPDRIILTPTTAPATSQRVTWRAETTPEWAQAEILEAPAALGQVTPAAGTVSVVKAMSTRSVNTSLGYASTYHTVEFAGLKPGTRYTYRVGDGTNWSAWTDFTTATADAKPFSFIYYGDAQNYLDSALPRVFRQAFADRPQARLIVNAGDLIDSANSEEQWGQWYQAGGFIDSQINNISIPGNHEYSGSALSSFWTPQFPYPDNGPAGWPAELAKTAYTVDYQGVRFIGLNTNVQGIPDVMAAQTAWLEGLLKNNPNKWTVVTFHHPVYSTAEGRNNPVVRAQWGPLFEKYGVDLVLQGHDHTYGRGSVTSSRRSLTVHDSTVYAVSVSGGKMYDVDGSVWTDNNADIMSQAEDKQLYQLIDVTGDSIRYEARYANGQHHDGVVIRKNAAGERTVNELRTPENTVGEQARVNKTIIEAKGRVRVDAYGYDPGEEVTVYLRNAKDGAGRKGVFIGYKKADELGRLEYSFALPPSAKKNTSHVVYLESENQQITTPAITVTK; this comes from the coding sequence GTGACTGACGTCAAGAGACCCTGGATTCCGGGCTCCCGGCGGGCCAGGCTTGCCGCCATCGGCGCCGCCGCCATGCTCGTCGGCGGCTTCGCGGTCAGCCCGGTGGCGTTCGGTGACGCCGCACCCGGCAAGTACCCGGCCGCCGAGATCCACCGGCCGTCCCCGATGCCCGACCGCATCATCCTCACCCCGACCACCGCCCCGGCCACCTCCCAGCGGGTGACCTGGCGGGCCGAGACGACCCCCGAGTGGGCCCAGGCCGAGATCCTGGAGGCGCCCGCCGCGCTCGGCCAGGTGACGCCCGCCGCCGGCACGGTCTCGGTCGTCAAGGCGATGTCGACCAGGTCGGTCAACACCTCCCTCGGGTACGCCTCGACCTACCACACCGTGGAGTTCGCCGGCCTCAAGCCGGGCACCCGGTACACCTACCGGGTCGGCGACGGCACCAACTGGAGCGCCTGGACCGACTTCACCACGGCGACCGCCGACGCCAAGCCGTTCTCGTTCATCTACTACGGCGACGCGCAGAACTACCTCGACTCGGCACTGCCCCGGGTGTTCCGGCAGGCGTTCGCGGACCGTCCGCAGGCCAGGCTGATCGTCAACGCCGGTGACCTCATCGACTCCGCGAACAGCGAGGAGCAGTGGGGGCAGTGGTACCAGGCCGGCGGCTTCATCGACAGCCAGATCAACAACATCTCGATCCCCGGTAACCACGAGTACAGCGGCAGCGCGCTCTCGTCGTTCTGGACGCCGCAGTTCCCGTACCCGGACAACGGGCCGGCGGGCTGGCCGGCGGAGCTGGCCAAGACCGCGTACACGGTCGACTACCAGGGTGTCCGGTTCATCGGCCTGAACACCAACGTGCAGGGCATCCCGGACGTGATGGCCGCGCAGACGGCGTGGCTGGAGGGGCTGCTCAAGAACAACCCGAACAAGTGGACGGTGGTGACCTTCCACCACCCGGTCTACTCGACCGCGGAGGGCCGGAACAACCCGGTGGTCCGCGCCCAGTGGGGCCCGCTCTTCGAGAAGTACGGCGTCGACCTGGTGCTCCAGGGCCACGACCACACGTACGGCCGGGGCAGCGTGACCTCGTCGCGCCGGTCGCTGACCGTGCACGACAGCACCGTCTACGCGGTGTCGGTCTCCGGCGGCAAGATGTACGACGTCGACGGTTCGGTCTGGACCGACAACAACGCCGACATCATGAGCCAGGCGGAGGACAAGCAGCTCTACCAGCTCATCGACGTCACCGGCGACAGCATCCGCTACGAGGCGCGGTACGCCAACGGCCAGCACCACGACGGCGTCGTGATCCGGAAGAACGCCGCCGGTGAGCGCACCGTCAACGAGCTGCGTACCCCGGAGAACACCGTCGGCGAGCAGGCCAGGGTCAACAAGACCATCATCGAGGCCAAGGGCAGGGTCAGGGTCGACGCCTACGGCTACGACCCCGGCGAGGAGGTCACCGTCTACCTGCGCAACGCCAAGGACGGCGCGGGCAGGAAGGGTGTCTTCATCGGCTACAAGAAGGCCGACGAGCTGGGCCGGCTCGAGTACAGCTTCGCGCTGCCGCCCTCGGCGAAGAAGAACACCAGCCACGTGGTCTACCTGGAGAGCGAGAACCAGCAGATCACCACTCCGGCCATCACCGTGACGAAGTAG
- a CDS encoding SDR family NAD(P)-dependent oxidoreductase, with translation MTGTNAPGGRVGLLGDKVALLMGAGRGIGAAAARLFAREGATVVLAARTESELAEVAGEIRDAGGTADYVIADLTDGASVQAAVESVIRLHARLDVAFNNGGISIPHTPMVNATERDFDLVTSVNYRGLFLAMTAEIRAIRATAGSGAIVNVSSVGSLRGAPGLGPYAATKRAVNSLTETAAVEYGPEGIRVNAIAPGTTMTGVIRQWADDEPAAVERLNELTPLRRAAEPDEIAQAAAWLLSDRASFVTGVCLPVDGGLRA, from the coding sequence ATGACCGGAACCAACGCCCCGGGCGGCAGAGTCGGCCTGCTCGGCGACAAGGTCGCGCTGCTGATGGGCGCGGGTCGCGGCATCGGCGCCGCCGCTGCCCGGCTCTTCGCCCGCGAGGGTGCCACCGTGGTGCTGGCCGCCCGGACCGAGTCCGAACTCGCCGAGGTGGCCGGGGAGATCCGCGACGCGGGCGGTACCGCCGACTACGTGATCGCCGACCTGACCGACGGGGCCAGCGTCCAGGCGGCGGTGGAGAGCGTGATCCGGCTGCACGCCCGGCTGGACGTGGCGTTCAACAACGGTGGCATCTCGATCCCGCACACCCCGATGGTGAACGCCACGGAGCGGGACTTCGACCTGGTCACCTCCGTCAACTACCGGGGGCTGTTCCTCGCGATGACCGCGGAGATCCGGGCCATCCGGGCCACCGCCGGCTCGGGGGCGATCGTCAACGTCAGCAGTGTCGGCAGCCTGCGCGGCGCACCGGGACTGGGCCCGTACGCGGCGACGAAGCGGGCCGTGAACAGCCTCACCGAGACCGCCGCCGTCGAGTACGGCCCGGAGGGCATCCGGGTGAACGCCATCGCCCCGGGCACCACGATGACCGGGGTGATCCGGCAGTGGGCCGACGACGAGCCGGCCGCCGTCGAGCGGCTCAACGAACTCACCCCGCTGCGCCGGGCCGCCGAGCCGGACGAGATCGCCCAGGCGGCCGCCTGGCTGCTCAGCGACCGTGCCTCCTTCGTCACCGGCGTCTGCCTGCCGGTCGACGGCGGTCTCCGCGCCTGA